The DNA region CGGAAGACGTGAAGCCCCAGGTTCTCGCTGGCGAAGCATGCTGGGCTGCCGACGGCACCTACATCAACAGCCAGAACGACACCCTCTGCCTCAACGGCCTCAACAAGGAAGCTGGCAAGGCTAAGGTCATCGAATGGCTGGAAGCCAACAAGATCGGTAAGGCTACCGTGAACTACAAGCTCCGCGACTGGCTTTTCAGCCGTCAGCGCTACTGGGGCGAACCGTTCCCCATCATCCACTGGGAAGATGGCGAAATCTCTACCGTCGATGATGCAGAACTCCCCGTGCAGCTGCCGGACCTGCAGGACTACAAGCCGGGTGACGGCGGTCAGTCTCCGCTGGCCAACGCAACCGAATGGCTGAACGTGGTTGACGCTAACGGCCGCAAGGGCGTTCGCGAAACCAACACCATGCCGCAGTGGGCTGGTTCCTGCTGGTACTACCTCCGCTATATCGACGCCTGCAACGGTGACGCATTCCTGGCCAAGGAACTCGAAAAGTACTGGATGCCCGTCGACCTGTATGTGGGCGGTGCAGAACACGCTGTGCTCCACTTGCTGTACAGCCGTTTCTGGCACAAGGTCCTCTTCGACCTGGGCCTCGTCTCTACCGACGAACCCTTCCAAAAGCTCTTTAACCAGGGTATGATTCTTGCCTTCGCTTACGAAGACGCAGCCGGCTCCAAGGTTCCCACCGACGAAGTGGAAGAAAAGAACGGTAAATTCTTCAAGAAGGGTACCGACATCGAACTGAAGCAGATCGTTGCCAAGATGAGTAAGTCCCTGAAGAACGTTGTGAACCCGGATGACGTGGTTCGCGACTACGGTGCAGACAGCCTTCGTTTGTACGAAATGTTCATGGGTCCTCTGGATGCCGTGAAGCCTTGGCAGACCAAGGGCATCGAAGGCATGAACCGCTTCCTGGGCCGCGCATGGCGTTCTGTGGTGGGTGACGACGATGCAGCTCCCGTCTTCGTTGACGAAGCCGCTCCGGAGGAAATCCAGAAGATTATGCACCAGTCCATCATCAAGGTCACAAGCGACATTGAAAACATGAGCTTCAATACCGCTATCAGCCAGCTGATGATCTTCAACAACGAAATGATGAAGATGGACAAGCGCTACCGCGAACCTTGCGAAACCTTCGTAAAGCTCCTGCAGCCCTTTGCACCCCACATCGCTGAAGAAATGTGGAGCATCCTCGGCCACGAAGGTTCCCTCACCAACGTGGCATGGCCTGAAGCCGACGCAAGCAAGGCTGTGGAAAACACCGTCGAAGTCGTGTTCCAGGTGAACGGCAAGCTCCGCGCCAAGGCAAATGTCGCTAAGGACATGGACAAGGCTGCTTTGGAAGCCCTCGCCATGGCTAACGAACGCGTTCAGGAGTTTACCAACGGCAAGACCGTTGTTAAGGTCATCGCTGTTCCGGGCAAGCTGGTGAATATCGTTGTTAAATAGTGGATCGCCGCGGGAGCGGTAAAGCTCCGCTCCTTGCGTGTCATTCCCCCTGCGGGGACCATGCGCACTAAGGCAACAAGTTGCCAAGTGCTGTCCGCCCTGAGCGAAGCGCCGTCGGCGCGAAGTCGATATAGAATTGTTGGCAACTTGTTGCTCTACAATTCTTAGGTTCGAAGGAGCAGGATCTAGCAAATAAAAACGCCCTGAAGTTCAACGCTTCAGGGTGTTTCTTGTTAGGAGAAGATTTATTATACAGTAAGCACGCAAGGTTCTTCGTAATCAGCTAGTAAGGAATCGTGCGTCAAGAACGTCATTCCCTCGGCTTTTGCCTGTGAAATGAGAATCTTGTCAAATGGATCTTTATGAGCTGGTGCTTCTGCTTTACGATTTAGTGTGTGCAGCAATTTTACATGACCGCTTCGTAAAGGCAACTCTATGAATTCTGCTTGCTTGCATTTGGATGCTACATCGGCACCGGAACACATCATTTCGTTGGGACGGATGATGTGCTTAATTTCAATTTCCCAAATAGAAACACTGCTGACGAAAATGTCGTTATTCGGATCATCAATAATTTGTTTAGCTTGTTCGGAAAGTTTTTCGTCTCCGTTTAGGTACCATAAGACAATGTGGGTGTCTATCAGTACTTTCATTAGTTTACCCCGAACATTTCTGCAATTTCGTCGTTGCAGGAATCAATGTTGTCAGGATAACGCAACTCCCCTTTTGCCATGCCGAATTTACGTTTGCTAGAAGCTTTCTCATTTTGTGCGATGCGCAAAAGGATTGAATCCAGGAAAGCTTCGATTTCCTGTTCGTATTCCGCAGGGATTGTACGAATTTTTTCTTCAAGCAGTTCAAACGGCATATAGACCTCCTTATCAGGACGAATATATAATAAAATTAGGACGCAGGCAAGCTGAGATTGTTGAGGGAGAAGACAAAAGGCGACATTGAAGAAGATGTCTTGCTAATAGATGTTTGAACCTCGTATTTTTCTTCAATCTACGAGGAAATTACGAGCTTTTTTACGAGGTGATTTACGAGAAATCTTGAAATTTACTCAAAAAAGCCAATTTGAACCTCGTAATTTGCAATTTTTATTGCTTAAAATTGTAGGGAGTCGCAGGCGAAAAATTATTCTCCCTTTTGGAGTCTTTGGTTCATGGGTGAGTACAAAAAAAGGCGCGGAACTTCCTCGCCAAAGATGGACCTGGGTCTTTTGACCAGTCCGATGAAACAAGATATACCTATTTTTAGGTTTATAGTCAAGTTACTTCCGTTTTGGAATAAGAAAACCTTGAAAATAATGGCGTTTGAATGAATTTAGGCCGAAAATAAGGTTTTTGCTGAGGCAAGTTTAACCTGTTTAGCCTGTTTTTATTTATCTTTAAATTGAAAATAGAGTTTTTGCTCTTGTTCCCGAAGCGAAATATCGACAATTTCATCTAAACGAGGACAAGGCGAGCGCTCACGCAAGCATGCCGTTTTGCGCGGTATGTTTCAGTTTGCTGTACCGGCTTTTTTAAGCTGGTCTTTTGGCTGTATAAGCCATGGGCAACAGCCCTTTCGGGGCGTGGGTCGTTTGCGTTTATCGTTTAGAGGCAGTCGATAGCCCCGCTTTGGTAAATGCAGCGATCCACGTCCTTTTTTTGTTTCCTGAAAATAGATGTGGTTCTTTGCGGAATGGGGGGGAGGCTCTTACTAAGTAAATATTAATGGAGAAAAAATGAAAAAAGGTTTTCTAGCTTTATTTATCCTTGCGTTAAGTCTTTTGGGCTGCAAAGATGAGTCTCCCGAGATTAAATTAATCAAAAACGGAACTTTATTTGGCTATAATAATATAACCATAGGCCAGGCTTTTGATAATTCCTTTGGTAGCACTGAATGGCGTTATTTTGTTACGGCAAAGGGGGTGAAGGTTGTTGAAATGAGAGGGAATATAGATGTTGCTTTCCCTATATTCTTTCGCCCGCATCTTCGTTATGACAGTAATGGTTCTCCAAATAAATTTTTGGTGCAGTTTATTATAGAAGCTAACGGGACGTCGTTTAAAATCTCTTCCGTAAGCCTTGGAGATTACATTTTCAGTCAAAAACAAATAGAAAATATTCTTAATTTCATTTATTCCGACCATGTGTTTATAAAACCGTTAATTGACGTTAGCAAAATTATGGAGGAAAAGGAAATATGGACTTTTGACAGTAAATGGGTTAATACGAATTCGAGGGATACTACAAGTAGGGCTGGAATACAATTTTTTAGATGTCCATTGCCCGTAGTAGAAGATTACTATCAGCGTCAGGGGTACGGCTATTTTGTTATAAAGAAACTTGTAAGTGTGAATATGCTTACGCTTCCCAATGGGGTCAAATTTGCGTATTGGCCTGAAAATGCATATGGAATTTCTGAAAAGGTCTCCCTAGATCGCATCGCAGGAAGAGACTCGTGTAATTGGGGTAGTAATCTTGTATGTCCGGATGGCTTTCGAAAAATTAATGATCATGCCGAAACGGGGGTGGATGGTGCCGTTTTAAAATTTATCCGCGAATATCCTG from Fibrobacter sp. includes:
- the leuS gene encoding leucine--tRNA ligase, whose amino-acid sequence is MAKYNPQEIETKWQAYWAEHQTFKTGTDQSKPKFYCLDMFPYPSGAGLHVGHPEGYTATDIICRYKRSKGFNVLHPMGWDAFGLPAEQYAIQTGTHPAITTKKNCDNFRRQIQRLGLSYDWEKEVNTTDPKYYKWTQWIFKRLYGTWFDEVQQKGRPIEELPIPADVQAQGAAEVRKFKDSKRLAYYADAQVWWCKHCKIVCANEEVLNDGSHEKCGTKEVERRNLKQWLMRIPHYGDRLLKGLDKLDWPQGVKDMQKNWIGKSQGAEVDFAIADANGKPTENKLRVYTTRCDTLFGATYMVVAPEHKLVPTLTTPEQKEAVEAYVHAAALKSDLDRTELAKEKTGVFSGSYAINPLTGTKIPVWVADYVLTGYGTGAIMAVPAHDTRDFEFAKKFNLPVICIMEPDASCPEDVKPQVLAGEACWAADGTYINSQNDTLCLNGLNKEAGKAKVIEWLEANKIGKATVNYKLRDWLFSRQRYWGEPFPIIHWEDGEISTVDDAELPVQLPDLQDYKPGDGGQSPLANATEWLNVVDANGRKGVRETNTMPQWAGSCWYYLRYIDACNGDAFLAKELEKYWMPVDLYVGGAEHAVLHLLYSRFWHKVLFDLGLVSTDEPFQKLFNQGMILAFAYEDAAGSKVPTDEVEEKNGKFFKKGTDIELKQIVAKMSKSLKNVVNPDDVVRDYGADSLRLYEMFMGPLDAVKPWQTKGIEGMNRFLGRAWRSVVGDDDAAPVFVDEAAPEEIQKIMHQSIIKVTSDIENMSFNTAISQLMIFNNEMMKMDKRYREPCETFVKLLQPFAPHIAEEMWSILGHEGSLTNVAWPEADASKAVENTVEVVFQVNGKLRAKANVAKDMDKAALEALAMANERVQEFTNGKTVVKVIAVPGKLVNIVVK
- a CDS encoding type II toxin-antitoxin system VapC family toxin; amino-acid sequence: MKVLIDTHIVLWYLNGDEKLSEQAKQIIDDPNNDIFVSSVSIWEIEIKHIIRPNEMMCSGADVASKCKQAEFIELPLRSGHVKLLHTLNRKAEAPAHKDPFDKILISQAKAEGMTFLTHDSLLADYEEPCVLTV